The Crocosphaera subtropica ATCC 51142 genome includes a window with the following:
- a CDS encoding ATP-binding protein codes for MGNLRYFGILALLLLVGVLGNYFKLPLFFGVDFLFGSIAVLIVVYYYGIFWGTFAGMLAGSITYYLWGHPYAMIIVTLEAVFIGLLSRRYRNFVLLDAIYWVFLGMPLVGLCYGFILPVSASGTLLIALKQGLNAIFNALIANFFVSYIPLDHLIHPQKSKPFLSLKQTLFNFLLAFILFPSLLLTVLQGRESLKFIEAEIQAEIDTISIAITKNVNSWYEQNFQGLEALALTLSESPALEPTEALLLIKNALPAFIKIYITDKQGVILHAYPTTNKLGKTLRGTKIDELIFLEKLAITRKPLITKVHSDKAIPTPHIGIQVPIVNLSNNSFLGVIYGSLKLSSLSQLVNLPLDQFDLQTILLDQENRIIADSQETLTPLNVFDWKEGGEIHNSPGHNNIFQWLPIAPGTPIMTRWRNSFYVKEINLYPTLPWSLIVRIKTAKHFDYLEQLYIKNLAVMFSISLMGLLLAFFISRFISDPLKNLAQVTEDLPHKILQGEQEESLPIMKINELVQLTNNFDLMRKILKDQFQSIKKHQQDLENIVEMRTEELLKLNENLTQEIIEKQIIEQELRERERRYDLAVSGTNDGIWDWDLRNDTVYYSPVWMKILGYENKPLPNLLSTWSDNVHSDDLEQVMKDVQNHLQGNTKIYENIHRIRHRDGHYLWIETKGKCIQDQQGQPYRLVGTITDITEKKVAQEALKKAKEIAEVANNAKSEFLANMSHEIRTPMNAILGFCDLLDKRITDERSRHYLESVASGGKMLLSLINDILDLSKIESGKIEIIHEPIDLRGLIFEIKQMFVETAKEKNIELLVNINNQVPDVIVFDEVRLRQILFNLVGNALKFTEKGYVKISVKSQLLPSDKNHHPSYCSLEISIEDTGIGIALDQRKRVFDVFTQSEGQSNRKYGGTGLGLTITNRLTEMLKGIIDLESELGKGSIFTVSFPKVTIGDSKNIMPRKEAVNINFNQISPLTILVVDDVASNRDLLIGYFADTHHSLLVANDGQQALEKVKIYPIDLILMDLRMPNMDGYEASKIIKQQPKTQHIPIVMLTASAQDKEKEKFKKICQVFLIKPVSRVQLLLTLQELFPCENIQPLTTISEDHLPSLPLGRTSIPPELLEKLYQIEEKVWFSLRKTMITQELRQFAQCLQQWGQDYHCPTLIDYGNRLEIQRQECDSENLVKTLETFPDIVRSLQ; via the coding sequence ATGGGGAATCTTCGATATTTTGGTATTCTCGCCCTATTATTATTGGTTGGGGTATTAGGTAACTATTTCAAGTTGCCCCTCTTTTTTGGAGTGGATTTCCTCTTTGGTAGTATTGCTGTTTTAATTGTTGTTTATTATTACGGCATTTTTTGGGGAACTTTTGCCGGGATGCTTGCAGGGAGTATTACTTATTACCTGTGGGGTCATCCTTATGCCATGATTATTGTGACCCTAGAAGCAGTATTTATTGGCTTATTATCCCGTCGTTATCGTAATTTTGTTCTCCTCGATGCTATTTATTGGGTATTCTTAGGAATGCCTCTAGTGGGGCTATGTTATGGGTTTATTTTACCCGTGTCCGCATCAGGAACCCTATTAATTGCTTTAAAACAGGGACTGAATGCTATTTTTAACGCCCTGATTGCTAATTTTTTTGTTTCCTATATTCCTCTTGATCATTTAATTCATCCTCAAAAATCAAAACCTTTTCTTTCTCTCAAACAAACTCTCTTCAATTTCCTATTAGCATTTATTTTGTTTCCGAGTCTCCTTTTAACAGTGCTACAGGGTAGAGAAAGTCTTAAGTTTATTGAAGCAGAAATTCAAGCAGAAATTGACACTATTAGCATTGCAATTACCAAAAACGTTAACAGTTGGTACGAACAAAATTTCCAAGGACTTGAAGCCTTGGCTTTAACGTTGTCTGAGTCACCAGCATTAGAACCAACGGAAGCCTTACTATTAATTAAAAATGCGTTACCTGCTTTTATAAAAATTTACATCACCGATAAGCAAGGTGTTATTTTACACGCTTATCCGACAACCAATAAATTAGGGAAAACCTTACGGGGAACGAAAATTGATGAATTGATTTTCTTAGAAAAATTAGCAATTACCAGAAAACCCCTTATAACTAAAGTACATAGCGATAAAGCAATCCCTACGCCTCATATTGGCATTCAAGTTCCTATTGTTAATCTCTCAAATAATAGTTTTCTGGGTGTCATTTATGGTTCTCTGAAATTAAGCAGCCTTTCTCAATTAGTCAACCTTCCATTAGACCAATTTGACCTACAAACTATTTTACTAGATCAAGAAAATCGTATCATTGCTGATAGTCAAGAAACCCTCACCCCTTTAAACGTATTTGACTGGAAAGAGGGGGGAGAAATTCATAATAGTCCTGGCCATAATAATATTTTTCAGTGGCTTCCCATTGCGCCAGGAACGCCTATTATGACCCGTTGGCGTAATTCATTTTATGTTAAAGAAATTAATCTTTACCCCACTTTACCTTGGTCTTTAATAGTAAGAATCAAAACAGCTAAACATTTTGATTATTTAGAACAACTTTATATCAAAAATTTAGCAGTGATGTTTTCAATTTCGTTAATGGGCTTATTGTTAGCCTTTTTTATTAGCCGCTTTATTAGTGATCCTCTGAAAAACTTAGCTCAAGTTACCGAAGATTTACCTCATAAAATTTTACAAGGGGAACAAGAAGAATCTTTACCTATCATGAAAATCAATGAGTTAGTTCAACTTACTAATAACTTTGATTTGATGAGAAAAATTCTTAAGGATCAATTTCAATCTATAAAAAAACATCAGCAGGATCTAGAAAATATTGTGGAAATGAGAACAGAAGAATTACTAAAATTAAACGAAAATTTGACTCAAGAAATTATTGAAAAACAAATCATTGAACAAGAATTAAGAGAACGAGAAAGACGTTATGATTTAGCTGTATCAGGGACAAATGATGGTATCTGGGATTGGGATTTAAGAAATGATACGGTTTATTATTCTCCTGTATGGATGAAAATTTTAGGTTATGAAAATAAACCTTTACCTAATCTTTTATCTACCTGGTCAGATAACGTTCATTCTGATGATTTGGAGCAAGTGATGAAAGATGTACAAAATCATTTACAAGGTAATACAAAAATTTACGAAAATATCCATCGGATTCGACACCGTGATGGTCATTATCTTTGGATTGAAACTAAAGGAAAATGTATTCAAGATCAACAAGGTCAACCCTACCGTTTAGTGGGAACCATTACCGATATTACAGAAAAAAAAGTAGCCCAAGAAGCCTTGAAAAAAGCAAAAGAAATCGCAGAAGTTGCTAATAACGCCAAGAGTGAATTCTTAGCTAATATGAGTCACGAAATCAGAACTCCTATGAATGCAATTTTAGGATTTTGTGACTTACTCGATAAGAGAATTACCGATGAACGTTCCCGTCATTATCTTGAATCTGTTGCTTCTGGGGGGAAAATGTTATTATCTCTGATTAATGATATTTTAGATTTATCAAAAATTGAATCAGGAAAAATAGAAATTATTCATGAACCGATTGATTTAAGAGGATTGATTTTTGAAATCAAGCAAATGTTTGTAGAAACAGCTAAAGAAAAAAATATAGAGTTATTAGTTAATATTAACAACCAAGTTCCTGATGTTATTGTCTTTGATGAAGTTAGACTCAGACAAATTCTCTTTAATTTAGTGGGAAATGCCTTAAAATTTACTGAAAAAGGTTATGTAAAAATTAGTGTTAAAAGTCAATTGTTACCGTCTGATAAAAATCATCACCCTAGCTATTGTTCTCTAGAAATTTCCATAGAGGATACAGGAATTGGCATCGCCCTAGACCAACGAAAAAGGGTTTTTGATGTCTTTACCCAAAGCGAAGGACAAAGTAATCGAAAATATGGCGGAACGGGGCTAGGACTAACCATTACTAATCGCTTAACCGAGATGTTAAAGGGAATAATTGACTTAGAGAGTGAACTGGGTAAAGGTAGTATCTTTACCGTGTCTTTTCCTAAAGTTACTATTGGAGACAGTAAAAATATAATGCCTCGTAAAGAAGCTGTTAATATCAATTTCAATCAAATTTCCCCCTTGACTATTTTAGTCGTCGATGATGTGGCTTCCAATCGAGACTTATTAATCGGTTATTTTGCAGATACTCACCATAGCCTATTAGTCGCTAATGATGGCCAACAAGCCCTAGAAAAAGTCAAAATCTATCCAATTGATCTCATTTTAATGGATTTGAGAATGCCTAATATGGATGGTTATGAAGCCAGTAAAATCATCAAACAGCAACCCAAAACACAACACATTCCGATTGTGATGTTAACGGCTTCTGCCCAAGATAAAGAAAAAGAAAAATTCAAAAAAATTTGTCAAGTTTTTTTGATTAAACCTGTCAGTCGGGTTCAACTTTTATTAACCTTACAAGAACTTTTTCCCTGTGAAAATATTCAACCCCTAACCACCATCTCTGAAGATCATCTTCCTAGCTTACCCCTAGGACGTACTTCAATCCCTCCCGAATTATTAGAGAAACTCTACCAGATCGAGGAAAAAGTATGGTTTTCTTTGCGGAAGACCATGATTACTCAAGAGTTACGTCAATTTGCTCAATGCTTACAACAATGGGGACAAGACTATCATTGTCCAACCCTGATTGACTATGGAAATCGTCTAGAAATCCAGCGACAAGAATGTGATAGTGAAAACTTAGTCAAAACCTTAGAGACTTTTCCTGATATAGTGCGATCGCTACAATAA
- a CDS encoding transporter substrate-binding domain-containing protein, whose protein sequence is MNISKLLTVFLLLCFNGTPITVQAQSAENQPKLRVGVAGEAPGVMIQDHQSDSAVTGISIEMWEELAIALGLNYEIVYDHSIVNTFDQLAKNNIDIAIGGITTTQQNINRFDFTQPVHQDKLSILVPIHAPTPLSIIRPFLRWAFLSSIILIWLCLFTVGNLLWLAERHCNSEQFPKSYLPGIREGMWCALTTFSTVGYGDRYPITHLGRLIAGSWMIISLAVVATLIGGVASTLSLAFSAQPYQKIQSTNDLKGVRLAVIAGSTGVQWGQYYQARIVTIEEIDQGIQLLKSNQVDGVLYSRLVLEHYLHENSKAPYQILGVDVGTQNYSIALTLNHPLTKKLNEQLLSIEMQLKFKEIQENWRTLTSNSGD, encoded by the coding sequence TTGAACATCTCTAAATTATTAACAGTTTTCTTGTTACTGTGTTTCAATGGCACACCTATAACTGTTCAAGCACAATCAGCAGAAAACCAGCCTAAATTACGGGTTGGGGTAGCAGGAGAAGCCCCTGGGGTGATGATCCAGGATCATCAGTCAGATTCAGCCGTTACAGGGATTAGTATAGAAATGTGGGAGGAACTGGCGATCGCTTTGGGGCTTAATTATGAAATTGTTTATGATCATTCTATTGTTAACACCTTCGATCAATTAGCCAAAAACAATATAGATATTGCCATTGGTGGCATTACCACAACGCAGCAAAATATTAATCGCTTTGATTTTACGCAACCGGTTCATCAAGATAAATTATCTATTTTGGTTCCCATCCATGCACCAACTCCTTTATCCATAATTAGACCTTTTTTAAGATGGGCTTTTTTGTCGTCGATAATCTTAATTTGGCTATGTTTATTTACTGTGGGTAATTTACTCTGGTTAGCTGAACGTCACTGCAATAGCGAGCAATTTCCTAAGTCTTATTTACCAGGAATCAGAGAAGGAATGTGGTGTGCTTTAACTACTTTTAGCACCGTTGGTTATGGCGATCGCTATCCTATTACTCATTTAGGACGGTTGATTGCCGGAAGTTGGATGATTATTTCCTTGGCAGTGGTTGCTACTTTGATCGGGGGTGTGGCCAGCACTTTATCTTTAGCCTTTTCTGCTCAACCTTACCAAAAAATACAAAGTACCAATGATCTCAAAGGAGTTCGTTTAGCGGTTATTGCTGGTTCTACGGGGGTTCAATGGGGGCAATATTATCAAGCAAGAATTGTGACTATTGAAGAGATAGATCAGGGGATTCAACTATTAAAATCAAATCAAGTGGATGGAGTCTTATATTCTCGCTTAGTTTTAGAGCATTATTTACACGAAAATTCTAAAGCACCTTATCAAATATTAGGGGTGGATGTGGGGACTCAAAACTATAGCATTGCCCTAACCCTTAATCATCCCTTAACTAAAAAATTAAATGAACAATTACTATCTATTGAAATGCAGCTTAAATTTAAAGAAATACAAGAAAATTGGCGGACGTTAACCTCAAATTCAGGTGATTAG
- the leuD gene encoding 3-isopropylmalate dehydratase small subunit, producing MNEVKLISGRGIPLVGDDIDTDRIIPARFLRCVTFDGLGEQVFADDRTQLKGEHPFDQPQYQGANILVVNANFGCGSSREHAPQAIIRWGIEAIIGESFAEIFFGNCIANGVPCVTASPEAIKTLQSKLQNNPQAQITLDLAAKQVKCDDWVAPISMGEGSRQMLLEGTWDSCGQLTQNPEQIKQTAQTLPYLAWQ from the coding sequence ATGAACGAAGTGAAGTTAATTTCTGGGCGAGGCATTCCCCTAGTGGGAGATGACATCGATACCGATCGCATTATCCCGGCACGATTTTTACGCTGTGTCACCTTTGACGGGTTAGGAGAGCAAGTATTTGCCGATGATCGCACTCAACTCAAAGGAGAACATCCCTTTGATCAACCCCAATATCAAGGAGCTAACATTCTAGTGGTGAATGCTAACTTTGGCTGTGGATCATCACGGGAACACGCACCCCAAGCCATTATACGATGGGGAATAGAAGCGATTATCGGAGAAAGTTTTGCCGAAATCTTTTTCGGTAACTGTATTGCCAATGGCGTTCCTTGCGTTACCGCATCTCCTGAAGCCATTAAAACATTACAAAGCAAACTACAAAATAACCCTCAGGCTCAAATTACCCTAGATTTAGCAGCCAAACAAGTCAAATGCGATGATTGGGTAGCACCCATTTCCATGGGAGAAGGATCTCGTCAAATGCTTCTTGAAGGAACATGGGACAGTTGCGGACAGTTAACTCAAAATCCAGAACAAATTAAACAAACCGCGCAAACCTTACCCTATCTTGCGTGGCAATAA
- a CDS encoding GGDEF domain-containing response regulator, which translates to MKNLDPFKPEDFLILVVDDIRKNLQLLIEILDTSGYGTTFAISGKQALERAKVTEPDLILLDLMMPEMNGLEVCKQLKKNAKTEQIPVIFLTAATETNYLIEAFESGAVDYVTKPFKTPELLARIKTHLDLKRTKDELKKAYEEMKRIAATDELTGIPNRRSIFSLGKQEFERSQRYNSSFSLLIIDVDKFKTINDTYGHDIGDEALKMMVKITLNCLRKVDYIGRLETEEEALAKKGHLGRLGGEEFVVILPHTNLKGAYKAAQRVCEAMTKETLQVEDKTVSITVSIGIATYDSKDQKMEDILKRADLALFAAKENGRNRVAIMHNEQLKVSQ; encoded by the coding sequence ATGAAAAATTTAGACCCTTTTAAGCCTGAAGATTTTTTAATTTTGGTTGTAGATGATATTCGTAAAAATTTACAATTATTGATCGAAATTCTCGATACATCGGGTTACGGAACAACTTTTGCGATTTCAGGGAAACAAGCTTTAGAAAGGGCAAAAGTAACAGAACCCGACTTGATTTTATTAGATTTAATGATGCCAGAAATGAATGGCTTAGAAGTGTGTAAACAACTTAAAAAAAATGCAAAAACTGAGCAAATCCCTGTCATTTTTTTAACGGCTGCCACTGAAACTAATTATCTAATCGAGGCGTTTGAATCTGGGGCAGTTGATTATGTAACCAAACCCTTTAAAACCCCTGAACTTCTAGCCCGAATTAAAACCCATTTAGACCTAAAAAGAACCAAAGATGAACTCAAAAAAGCTTATGAAGAAATGAAACGAATCGCTGCCACTGACGAATTAACAGGAATTCCTAACCGTCGCTCAATTTTTAGCCTGGGTAAACAAGAATTTGAACGAAGTCAACGGTATAATTCTTCCTTTTCTTTATTGATCATCGATGTTGATAAATTCAAAACTATTAATGATACCTATGGTCATGATATAGGGGATGAAGCCCTAAAAATGATGGTCAAAATTACCCTAAATTGTCTGAGAAAAGTAGATTATATTGGACGATTAGAAACAGAAGAAGAAGCCCTCGCTAAAAAAGGTCATTTAGGAAGATTAGGGGGAGAAGAATTTGTGGTTATTTTACCCCATACTAATTTAAAAGGGGCATATAAAGCAGCCCAACGGGTTTGTGAAGCCATGACAAAAGAAACTTTACAGGTAGAAGATAAAACTGTTAGCATTACCGTTAGTATTGGTATCGCTACTTATGACAGTAAAGATCAAAAAATGGAAGATATTCTTAAACGGGCAGATTTAGCTCTTTTTGCGGCTAAAGAAAACGGAAGAAATCGAGTTGCTATTATGCACAACGAACAGTTAAAAGTCAGTCAATAA
- a CDS encoding transporter substrate-binding domain-containing protein → MLNALTRKLVSMLIIGVIFNLGNSNLIAATLEEIKQRGKLIVAVKDNVRPLGFRNQNNQLQGLEIDLAKQLAQDILGDPQAIILQPVQNQERLQKVIDGEVDLAIARITINSSRGRLVNFSPYYYLDGTGIITNNPRIRAVDHLSQGKIALLKRSSTIAVIRAELPQAELIGVNSYQEALTLLETEQVDAFAADNSVLAGWVQAYPQYYQLPVRLSGEGLGVVMPKGLQYASLRSRVNEAIGRWKASGWLANRLKYWGLP, encoded by the coding sequence ATGCTTAATGCTTTAACAAGAAAATTGGTTTCAATGTTGATAATTGGTGTTATTTTCAACTTAGGCAATAGTAATCTGATCGCTGCTACCTTAGAAGAAATCAAACAGCGAGGGAAGTTAATTGTTGCGGTTAAGGATAATGTGCGTCCTTTAGGGTTTCGTAACCAAAATAATCAATTACAAGGATTGGAAATTGACCTTGCCAAACAATTAGCTCAAGATATTTTAGGCGATCCTCAAGCGATCATTTTACAACCTGTCCAAAATCAAGAACGTCTGCAAAAAGTGATTGATGGAGAAGTGGATCTGGCCATCGCCCGTATTACTATCAATAGTTCTCGTGGACGCTTAGTTAATTTTAGCCCCTACTATTATTTAGATGGCACAGGTATCATTACTAATAATCCTCGCATTCGGGCTGTAGATCATCTCTCCCAGGGAAAAATTGCCCTCTTAAAGCGATCGAGTACCATTGCCGTTATTCGGGCTGAACTTCCCCAAGCTGAACTCATTGGGGTTAATTCCTATCAAGAAGCCTTGACTTTACTCGAAACAGAACAAGTGGATGCTTTTGCTGCTGATAATAGTGTTTTAGCAGGTTGGGTGCAAGCATACCCCCAATATTACCAACTTCCCGTGCGTCTATCAGGGGAAGGGTTAGGGGTGGTGATGCCTAAAGGATTGCAGTATGCTAGTTTACGGAGTCGTGTTAATGAAGCCATTGGTCGCTGGAAAGCGTCGGGTTGGTTAGCTAACCGCCTGAAGTATTGGGGGCTTCCTTGA
- a CDS encoding tetratricopeptide repeat protein codes for MNEILPIIYLSGIVIFLGGLAIFLLLQIIKTRRTENRFYKLQKKLQNEKGKAEEYYELASLFLDKKLYVQAVNLLQKGFKTGENIEAENKALMYNALGFAYFSQEQVDLAIRNYKDAIKLYPEYAIALNNLANAYEKKQMIAKAIETYEETLKIDENNKVAKRRAELLKKRLVSSK; via the coding sequence ATGAACGAAATATTACCAATTATTTATTTATCAGGGATTGTTATTTTTTTAGGAGGACTTGCCATTTTTCTCCTCTTACAAATTATTAAGACCCGTCGTACAGAAAATCGGTTTTATAAATTGCAGAAAAAACTACAAAACGAAAAAGGGAAGGCTGAGGAGTATTATGAATTAGCCAGTCTATTTCTTGATAAAAAATTATATGTTCAAGCGGTTAATCTTTTACAAAAAGGGTTCAAAACTGGGGAGAACATAGAAGCCGAAAATAAAGCCCTAATGTACAATGCCCTGGGATTTGCTTATTTTTCTCAAGAACAAGTTGATCTCGCTATTCGTAATTACAAAGATGCCATTAAACTCTATCCTGAGTATGCGATCGCCCTCAATAATTTGGCTAATGCTTATGAGAAAAAGCAAATGATTGCCAAAGCCATAGAAACTTACGAAGAAACTTTAAAAATTGATGAAAATAATAAAGTGGCTAAACGTCGGGCTGAATTATTAAAGAAACGCTTAGTTTCATCAAAATAA
- the sbcD gene encoding exonuclease subunit SbcD, translating into MIKVLHFSDIHLGSGFSHGTINPKTGLNTRLEDFINCLSLCIDRAINEPVDLVLFGGDAFPDATPPPYIQEAFAAQFRRLADANIPTILLVGNHDQHSQGNGGASLCIYRTLAVPGFIVGDNLITHKISTKHGQIQVITLPWLTRSSLLTKSKTEGLSLDEINQLLIKALEPVLEEEIRKLDPNLPTILLGHLMVNRARFGAEQFLAVGRGFTIPISLLIRPEIDYVALGHVHKHQNLNPNNNPPVIYPGSIERVDFSEEKEEKGYILINLKKGEVKWQFCPLPARPFLTIKVDISQADDPQTALVKAIEKKTIDNTVVRVNYQIRSEQLELINNSVIHDALKAAHSYTIRPEIISQLSRPRLPELGIGKSLDPIEALKTYLDNQEDIKDIKEDMLEAAQLLLNER; encoded by the coding sequence ATGATTAAAGTTCTTCATTTTTCAGATATTCATCTCGGTAGTGGATTTTCTCACGGAACAATTAACCCCAAAACAGGCTTAAACACCCGTTTAGAAGACTTTATTAATTGTTTAAGCTTATGTATTGATCGAGCAATTAATGAACCGGTTGACCTGGTTTTATTTGGGGGTGATGCCTTTCCTGATGCCACGCCTCCTCCTTATATTCAAGAAGCATTTGCTGCTCAATTTCGACGGTTAGCTGATGCTAATATTCCCACCATTTTATTAGTGGGAAATCATGACCAACATTCTCAAGGAAACGGAGGAGCAAGTTTATGTATTTATCGCACCTTAGCAGTTCCTGGTTTTATTGTTGGGGATAACTTAATCACCCATAAAATAAGCACAAAACATGGACAAATTCAAGTAATAACTTTACCCTGGTTAACTCGTTCTTCTTTGTTAACCAAATCAAAAACAGAAGGCTTATCCTTAGACGAAATTAATCAGTTATTAATTAAAGCACTAGAACCTGTTTTAGAAGAAGAAATCAGAAAACTCGATCCCAACCTTCCTACTATTTTGTTAGGTCATTTAATGGTCAATCGGGCTAGATTTGGAGCAGAACAATTCTTAGCAGTGGGTCGAGGTTTTACCATTCCTATTTCTTTATTAATTCGTCCTGAAATTGATTATGTTGCTTTAGGCCATGTCCATAAACATCAAAATCTTAATCCTAATAATAATCCCCCTGTGATTTATCCAGGAAGTATAGAAAGGGTTGATTTTAGCGAAGAAAAAGAAGAAAAAGGTTATATTTTAATTAATCTCAAAAAAGGGGAAGTTAAGTGGCAGTTTTGTCCCTTGCCTGCTCGTCCTTTTCTTACAATAAAAGTTGATATTTCTCAAGCAGATGATCCTCAAACTGCCCTAGTGAAAGCCATTGAAAAAAAGACCATTGATAATACAGTGGTAAGGGTTAATTATCAGATTCGTTCAGAACAATTAGAACTTATCAATAACAGTGTCATTCATGACGCTTTAAAAGCTGCCCATAGTTATACTATTCGACCTGAAATTATTAGTCAATTATCTCGTCCCCGTTTACCAGAATTAGGAATAGGAAAAAGTTTAGATCCCATCGAAGCATTGAAAACCTATCTTGATAATCAAGAGGATATTAAAGATATTAAAGAGGATATGTTAGAAGCAGCACAGTTATTATTAAATGAAAGATAA
- a CDS encoding pentapeptide repeat-containing protein, which translates to MDVEGLIWQYSQGHREFSRLDLQRIELIRQKLTEVNLSRAVLDWANLSGTDLSGANLNRAELTHARLISAKLTAADLTGANLSQSDLSWVDLEGANLVSADLSGANLKQVNLSNADLRSANLRGANLSGAMLSGAKLSRVDLSEADLRGVDLSGANFSRADLSGADLREVDLTNANLYKADISDSKLHNIDLQEAFLQKANFSRANLKGANLSGAILREVNLNLVALSEFHVRAVTLASEIDLSSANLQQANLKGAILRHANLGYSLLHRTLLNDSILRGANLIDASLRGGDFRNANFRNSYISDINLTEATMPDGSLHP; encoded by the coding sequence TTGGATGTCGAAGGATTAATCTGGCAATACAGTCAGGGACATAGAGAGTTTAGTCGGCTAGACCTTCAGCGAATCGAGTTAATTAGACAAAAGCTCACAGAGGTCAATTTAAGTCGGGCTGTTTTGGATTGGGCAAATTTAAGTGGCACTGATCTCAGTGGGGCCAATTTAAACCGTGCTGAATTGACCCATGCTCGTTTGATTAGTGCTAAATTAACGGCCGCTGATTTAACAGGAGCCAATTTAAGCCAGTCTGACTTAAGTTGGGTAGATTTAGAAGGGGCTAATTTAGTTAGTGCTGATTTAAGCGGGGCAAATCTCAAACAAGTTAATTTGAGTAATGCTGATCTCAGAAGTGCTAATCTCAGGGGAGCTAACCTTAGTGGAGCAATGTTGAGTGGAGCAAAATTAAGTCGTGTCGATCTCAGTGAAGCCGATCTCAGGGGAGTGGATCTTAGTGGAGCCAATTTTAGTCGTGCTGATCTCAGTGGTGCTGATCTCAGAGAAGTTGATTTGACCAATGCTAACCTTTATAAAGCAGATATTAGTGACAGTAAGTTACATAATATTGATCTCCAAGAAGCCTTTTTACAAAAAGCCAATTTTAGTCGAGCTAATTTAAAAGGAGCCAATTTAAGCGGAGCCATTTTACGAGAAGTTAACCTCAATCTTGTGGCTTTATCTGAGTTTCATGTACGAGCAGTTACCCTGGCCAGCGAAATTGATTTAAGTTCAGCTAATTTGCAACAAGCCAACTTGAAAGGGGCAATTTTACGTCATGCGAATTTAGGGTACAGCTTACTCCATCGAACCCTTTTAAACGATAGTATTTTACGAGGGGCCAATTTAATTGATGCGTCTTTGCGAGGGGGAGATTTTCGCAATGCTAATTTTCGCAACAGTTATATTAGTGATATTAATTTAACCGAAGCCACCATGCCGGATGGTAGTCTTCATCCTTAA